In Helianthus annuus cultivar XRQ/B chromosome 3, HanXRQr2.0-SUNRISE, whole genome shotgun sequence, a single window of DNA contains:
- the LOC110928594 gene encoding multiprotein-bridging factor 1c, which yields MPTRPAGPVSQDWEPVVLHKTKPKATVLRDSKSIHQAIRAGAQVQTVKKHDGGTNKKAPATAVYARKLDEAEQPAAIDRVATEVRQLIQKARIEKKLSQADLAKQINERPQVVQEYENGKAVPNQMVLAKMERVLGVKLRGKIHK from the coding sequence ATGCCAACAAGACCAGCAGGACCAGTATCACAAGACTGGGAGCCAGTAGTCCTCCACAAGACCAAACCAAAAGCAACAGTCCTACGAGACTCCAAATCAATCCACCAAGCCATCCGAGCAGGCGCACAGGTCCAAACAGTGAAGAAACACGACGGAGGAACGAACAAAAAGGCTCCGGCGACCGCGGTTTACGCGAGAAAGCTCGACGAGGCGGAGCAACCGGCGGCGATTGACCGAGTGGCGACGGAGGTGAGGCAGCTGATTCAGAAAGCGAGGATTGAGAAGAAGCTGAGCCAGGCGGATTTGGCGAAACAGATAAATGAACGGCCTCAGGTTGTTCAGGAGTATGAGAATGGAAAAGCGGTTCCGAATCAGATGGTTTTGGCGAAGATGGAGAGGGTTTTGGGTGTTAAACTTAGAGGAAAGATTCATAAGTGA